The genomic interval CGCGCCGTGGGCGTACAGGACGCCGTCCTTGCCCTCCCGGAACCGCTTCGCCTTGAGCGTGACCTTCTTGGCGAAGGCCGGCGACTCGAGCGTCACATAGCCGTTGTTCTCGTCGAGGGTGCCCGGCGTGATCGTGACGGTGAAGGTGGCCTCGCGGCCGCGCTGCGTGGGCGCGGCCCCGGACACCTCCCAGGTGGGGTCCGCGGAGGCGTCGGCGGCAGCCGTGAGGACGAGCGCGGCAGCCGCCACGCTCGCCAGGGATATCCGGGCGCGGGTCGTCATGGGGGCGAGGATATCCACGCCCGCCCGGAACGCGTGGTTCAGGCCGCGGACGGGTCCGCGGCCGCCTCCTGCTCCTGCTCCACCTGCTGGTTCCACTCGCGCTTCGACGCCTGCCAGCCGTCCTCGTCGTGGCCCCGGCGCCAGTAGCCCGAGATCGACAGGCGCTCGCGCGGCACCTCGCGCTCCACCCGCAGATAGCGGCGCAGCTCCTTCACGAAGCCCGCCTCCCCGTGCACGAACGCCTGGACGTCACCGGGCGGGAACTCCAGCGCGCACACGGCCTTCACCAGGGCCTCGCCGACGGGCGCGCCCGCGCGGTGCAGCCAGACGACCTCGACGCCCTCGGGCACGGCCAGCGGCTGCTCCTCGGCGGCGTCCTCGACCTCGACGAACGCGTGCACGGGCACGCCCGCGGGCATCGCCTCCAGCGCGGCGGCGATCGCCGGCAGCGCGCTCTCGTCACCCGCCAGCAGGTGCCAGCCGGCCTCCGGGTCGGGGGCGTAGCCGCCGCCGGGGCCCAGGAAGTACAGCTCGGCGCCCGGCTCGACGGAGGCGGCCCACGGGCCGGCCAGGCCCTCGTCGCCGTGGACGACGAAGTCGATCGCCAGCTCGCGCGCCTCGCGGTCGAAGGAGCGCACGGTGTACGTGCGGGTGCTGGGCCACTGGTCGCGCGGCAGGTCCCGGCGGACGGTCTCCATGTCGAAGGGCTCCGGGTAGCTGACGCCGGGCACCGGGAAGAGGAGCTTCACATAGTGGTCGGTGTGCGCACCCGCCCCGAAGTCGGCGAGACCCTCGCCGCCCAGGACGACCCGCACCATGTGCGGCGACAGCCGCTCGGTGCGCACCACCCGGGCGCGGTTCTGCCGCGGACCCTTCCGTACGGGACGGTCTGCCATGGCTGTCTCCCCTTGACGCTCCGACGAGAACTGAAAAGAAAGTGCTGCCTAACTTAGGCAGCCCTAACTTAACACGGTTCAGTCGGCGAGTACGGTGAGCAGCCGCTGCAACGAGCCGCCCAGCCCCCACCGCCGCGCCAGCTCCTCCAGCGTCATGGGGTCGCGCGGCTCCGCCGGCAGCGCCGCGTCGAACGGCGCCAGCGGGACGTCCGAGGCGACCCGCACCACCTTGGGCGCCACCGCCAGGTACGGGCCCGCCTCCACCAGGCGCTTGCGCTGCGCCGGCGTCATCCTCACCGCCGGGTCGGCCGCCGCCGCGACGATCCCCGCCAGGTCGCCGTGGGCCGCCAGCAGCTTCGCCGCCGTCTTCTCGCCGATGCCCGGTACCCCCGGCAGTCCGTCGCTCGGGTCGCCCCGCAGCAGCGCCAGGTCGGCGTAGCCCGCGCCGTCCACCCCGTACTTCTCCCGCAGCAGCGCCTCGTCGACGACCTGGAGGGTGCCCACACCCTTCAGCGGATACAGCACCCGCACCCCGCGGGCGTCGTCCACCAGCTGATAGAGGTCGCGATCGCCCGTGACGATGTCCACCGGGCCCGCCGCCCGGCCCGCCAGCGTGCCGATCACGTCGTCCGCCTCGTAGCCGGCGGCGCCGACGCGGGCGATGCCGAGCGCGTCGAGGACGTCCTCGATCACCGGCACCTGCGGCGACAGCGTGTCGGGCACCTCCTCCACGAAGCCCGCACCGTCCCCGGGGTCGCCCGGGGGCGCCTCCTCGGCGACCCGGTGCGCCTTGTACGTCGGGATCAGGTCCACCCGCCACTGCGGCCGCCAGTCGAAGTCCATGCAGGCCACCAGGTCGTCCGGGTGGTGGTCCTGGACCAGCCGGGCGATGAAGTCGAGCAGGCCGCGCACCGCGTTCACAGGGGTGCCGTCGGGGGCCCGCACGGTGTCCGGCACCCCGAAATAGGCGCGGAAGTACAGGGAAGCGGTGTCGAGGAGCATCAGGCGTCGCGTCACGGACCGATCATGCCGCATGCCACCGACACCGCCGCACCGGACATGTGAACCACATCACTGTTCCGTTTGCCCGGATTGAACCGGGGCAGGCGCGGCACCGGAGCGGACGCCGTCGCCACTCGGAGAAGCGACGTCGGACCCGCGGACCGATACCGCGCCGCTCCATGTCCCGGTCGCGGGGGACCTCCGGCAGGAGGGCGTCCGGGGCATCGCTGAGTTCGACCCGAGAGGTTTATGTGTCCAGGCTTCAGGCCGAGCACCTGTACAAGGTGTTCGGCACACGACCCCAAGACGGCGTCAGGCGACTCGAGGACGGCGCCGGCCGTGACGAGCTGCGCGCCGACGGCACCACCGCGGCGGTCATCGACGCCTCCTTCGAGGTCGAGGCCGGCCAGATCTTCGTGGTGATGGGTCTCTCCGGATCCGGCAAGTCCACCCTGCTGCGCATGCTGAACGGACTGCTGGAGCCGACCGCCGGACGCGTCCTCTACGACGGGCAGGACCTCACCGCCCTCACCCCCCGCGAGCTGCGCGCCGTGCGCTCGCACCGCATCAGCATGGTCTTCCAGCACTTCGCGCTCTTCCCGCACCGCAGTGTGCTGGAGAACGCCGCCTACGGCCTGGAGGTCCAGGGCGTGGAGCGCCCGGAGCGCGAGCGGCGGGCCGCCGAGGCCCTGGAGCTGGCCGGCCTGAAGGGCTGGGAGACCTCCTGGCCCGACGAGCTGTCCGGCGGCATGCAGCAGCGCGTCGGCCTCGCCCGCGCCCTGGCCACCGACGCCGACCTGCTGCTGATGGACGAGTCCTTCAGCGCCCTCGACCCGCTGATCCGCCGCGACATGCAGGACCAGCTGCTGGACCTCCAGACGCGGCTGAAGAAGACCATCGTCTTCATCACCCACGACCTCAACGAGGCCATGCGCCTCGGCGACCGGATCGCCGTGATGCGTGACGGCCGGATCGTGCAGAACGGCACCGCCGAGGACATCCTCATGCGCCCCGCCAACGACTACGTCGCCTCCTTCATCCAGGACGTGGACCGCTCCCGGGTGCTCACCGCCGGAGCGATCATGGACACCGCGGGCGGTGACCGCGGCGCGGCCGAGGTGCTGGCCGCCGCGCCCGCCACCGTCGGCGCCGCGACCCCCGTCGCCGAGCTGTTCGCCCCCTTCGCCCGCGGCGGCGGCGCCCCCGTCGCCGTCACCGACGAGCACGGCGAGCTGGCCGGCGTCGTCACCCGCGACCGGCTGCTCGCGGCCCTCGGCGAGGAGCCGGTGACCGCCGCACCCGCCGGTGCCCGCGAGGCGGAGGTGACCGCCCATGCCTAGGATCCACTTCGGCCAGTGGGTCGAGTCCGCCGTGAGCTGGCTCCAGACCCACCTCGACTGGCTGTTCGACATCATCAACACCGTGCTGAGCGGGGCGTACGACGGTGTCGTCGCCGTGCTCGGCGCCCCCCACCCGCTGCTGATGGCCGGCATCCTCGCCGTCGTCGCCTGGTGGCTGCGCGGGCTGCTGCCCGCCGTCCTCACCTACGCCGGGCTCGCGCTCGTCGACTCCTTCGGACTGTGGGACGAGGCGATGGCGACGCTCTCGCTCGTCCTCGTCGCGAGCGTGCTCACGCTGCTGATGGCGGTGCCGCTCGGCATCTGGGCGGCGCGCAACCGCACCGTCAGCGGGGTGCTGCGGCCCGTCCTGGACGTCATGCAGACGATGCCCGCCTTCGTCTACCTCATCCCCGGCGTGATGTTCTTCTCGATCGGCCCCCTGCCGGGCCTGATCGCCACCGTCGTCTTCTCGATGCCGCCGGGCGTCCGGATGACCGAACTCGGCATCCGCCAGGTCGACGGCGAGCTCGTCGAGGCCGCGCGCGCCTTCGGCACCACCCCGCGTGACACCCTCACCCGCGTCCAGCTGCCGCTGGCCCTGCCCACCATCATGGCGGGCGTCAACCAGGTCATCATGCTGGCCCTGTCGATGGTCGTCATCGCGGGCATGGCCGGTGCCGGCGGTCTCGGCGAGGCCGTCTACGCGGCCGTCACCCAGGTCGACATCGGCGGCGGCGTCGAGAGCGGTCTGGCCGTCGTCATCCTCGCCATCTACCTGGACCGGATGACCGGCGCCCTCAACCAGCAGGTCTCCCCGCTCGGCCGGCGCTCCCTGGCCAAGGCGGCCGCCGCCGCGCGCGGCTCCGTCTCCGCCACCTTCCTGCGCTACCGCCCCGGCGCGGCCGTCGCCGCCGTCGGCGTCGTCGTCCTCGCGCTCGTCGCGGGCGGGATGAACCTCGCCGGGACCGGCGACAAGCAGACCGTCGCGGCGGGCAAGGACGTCGGGAACGGCAAGAAGATCAAGCTCGGCTACTTCCCCTGGGACGAGGCCGTGGCCACCACCTACCTGTGGCAGAACATCCTGGAGGACCGCGGCTTCTCCCCGGAGGTCAAGCAGCTCGACCCCGGACCGCTCTACACCGCGCTCGCCCAGGGCCAGATGGACGTGCAGTTCGACTCCTGGCTGCCCACCACGCACAAGCGGTACATGGACGTCTACCGCGACCGGCTCACCGACCTCGGCGCCTGGTACGGGCCGACGTCCCTGGAGCTGACCGTCCCGTCCTACGTGAAGGACGTCGACTCCATCGAGGACCTCAAGGGCAAGGCCGGCGAGTTCGGCGGGAAGATCGTCGGCATCGAGTCCAGCGCCGGCAACATGGGCACGCTCAACGGCAAGGTGCTCAAGGAGTACGGCCTCGACGGCGAGTACAAGGTCGTCTCGTCCACCACCTCCACGATGCTGGCCGAGCTGGACCGCGCGTACAAGAAGAAGGAGCCCGTCGTCGTCCCGCTGTGGACCCCGCACTGGGCCTACGCCAAGTACGACCTGAAGAAGCTCAAGGACCCGAAGGGCGCCTGGGGCACCGGCGAGAAGATCCACACGGTGGCGAAGAAGAACTTCGCCGAGGACTTCCCGAAGGTCACCGGCTGGCTGAAGAACTTCCGCATGAGCGAGAAGGAGCTGGCCTCGCTGGAGGCCGAGATCCAGGCCGGCGGCAAGGGCAAGGAGAAGGAGTCGGCACGGCGCTGGCTCGACGGGCACAAGGGGTTCGCCGACCGGCTGGCGCCGGTGGGGGCGTAACTCCCCCTCCGCCCGGGGCTCCGGCCCCGGGCCCCTGTCCTCGATCGCCGTACGGGCCACCCGGCCCGTACGGCGATTTCGCGTCTACCGTGGCCGCATGGCCTTCCGCAGCGTACGGCGCGTCGTCTCCCTCGTCCCCTCCCTCACCGAGGCCGTGGCCGCCACCGAACCCGGTCTCCTGGTGGGCGCCACCGACTGGTGCGACCACCCCGCCGGGCTGGGCGTCACCCGCGTCGGCGGCACCAAGAACCCCGACCCGGCGCGGATCGCCGCCCTCGCGCCCGACCTCGTCCTCGCCAACGAGGAGGAGAACCGGGCGCCCGACCTGGCCGCGCTGCGCGCCGCCGGGCTGGAGGTGCTGGTGACCGAGGTGCGCACGCTCGGGCAGGCGTTCGCCGAGCTGGAGCGGGTGCTGGTGGCCGGCTGCGGGCTGGCCCGGCCCGGCTGGCTCGCGGACGCCGAGGACGCCTGGCGGGACGTACGGGCCGGGGAACCCCCGGTGCGGGCCGTGGTGCCGATCTGGCGGCGGCCCTGGATGGTCCTCGGCCGGGACACCTTCGCGGGCGACGTGCTCGCCCGGCTCGGCGTCGTCACCGCGCACGCCGGCCACGCCGAGCGCTATCCGCGCGTGCCGATCGACGAGCTGAA from Streptomyces albireticuli carries:
- a CDS encoding 5'-3' exonuclease produces the protein MLLDTASLYFRAYFGVPDTVRAPDGTPVNAVRGLLDFIARLVQDHHPDDLVACMDFDWRPQWRVDLIPTYKAHRVAEEAPPGDPGDGAGFVEEVPDTLSPQVPVIEDVLDALGIARVGAAGYEADDVIGTLAGRAAGPVDIVTGDRDLYQLVDDARGVRVLYPLKGVGTLQVVDEALLREKYGVDGAGYADLALLRGDPSDGLPGVPGIGEKTAAKLLAAHGDLAGIVAAAADPAVRMTPAQRKRLVEAGPYLAVAPKVVRVASDVPLAPFDAALPAEPRDPMTLEELARRWGLGGSLQRLLTVLAD
- a CDS encoding helical backbone metal receptor, with amino-acid sequence MAFRSVRRVVSLVPSLTEAVAATEPGLLVGATDWCDHPAGLGVTRVGGTKNPDPARIAALAPDLVLANEEENRAPDLAALRAAGLEVLVTEVRTLGQAFAELERVLVAGCGLARPGWLADAEDAWRDVRAGEPPVRAVVPIWRRPWMVLGRDTFAGDVLARLGVVTAHAGHAERYPRVPIDELNACGARLAVLPDEPYRFTRDDGPEAFPGLPCALVSGRHLTWYGPSLAEAPTVLGAALRAAGH
- a CDS encoding ABC transporter permease/substrate binding protein, coding for MPRIHFGQWVESAVSWLQTHLDWLFDIINTVLSGAYDGVVAVLGAPHPLLMAGILAVVAWWLRGLLPAVLTYAGLALVDSFGLWDEAMATLSLVLVASVLTLLMAVPLGIWAARNRTVSGVLRPVLDVMQTMPAFVYLIPGVMFFSIGPLPGLIATVVFSMPPGVRMTELGIRQVDGELVEAARAFGTTPRDTLTRVQLPLALPTIMAGVNQVIMLALSMVVIAGMAGAGGLGEAVYAAVTQVDIGGGVESGLAVVILAIYLDRMTGALNQQVSPLGRRSLAKAAAAARGSVSATFLRYRPGAAVAAVGVVVLALVAGGMNLAGTGDKQTVAAGKDVGNGKKIKLGYFPWDEAVATTYLWQNILEDRGFSPEVKQLDPGPLYTALAQGQMDVQFDSWLPTTHKRYMDVYRDRLTDLGAWYGPTSLELTVPSYVKDVDSIEDLKGKAGEFGGKIVGIESSAGNMGTLNGKVLKEYGLDGEYKVVSSTTSTMLAELDRAYKKKEPVVVPLWTPHWAYAKYDLKKLKDPKGAWGTGEKIHTVAKKNFAEDFPKVTGWLKNFRMSEKELASLEAEIQAGGKGKEKESARRWLDGHKGFADRLAPVGA
- a CDS encoding quaternary amine ABC transporter ATP-binding protein is translated as MSRLQAEHLYKVFGTRPQDGVRRLEDGAGRDELRADGTTAAVIDASFEVEAGQIFVVMGLSGSGKSTLLRMLNGLLEPTAGRVLYDGQDLTALTPRELRAVRSHRISMVFQHFALFPHRSVLENAAYGLEVQGVERPERERRAAEALELAGLKGWETSWPDELSGGMQQRVGLARALATDADLLLMDESFSALDPLIRRDMQDQLLDLQTRLKKTIVFITHDLNEAMRLGDRIAVMRDGRIVQNGTAEDILMRPANDYVASFIQDVDRSRVLTAGAIMDTAGGDRGAAEVLAAAPATVGAATPVAELFAPFARGGGAPVAVTDEHGELAGVVTRDRLLAALGEEPVTAAPAGAREAEVTAHA
- a CDS encoding siderophore-interacting protein; amino-acid sequence: MADRPVRKGPRQNRARVVRTERLSPHMVRVVLGGEGLADFGAGAHTDHYVKLLFPVPGVSYPEPFDMETVRRDLPRDQWPSTRTYTVRSFDREARELAIDFVVHGDEGLAGPWAASVEPGAELYFLGPGGGYAPDPEAGWHLLAGDESALPAIAAALEAMPAGVPVHAFVEVEDAAEEQPLAVPEGVEVVWLHRAGAPVGEALVKAVCALEFPPGDVQAFVHGEAGFVKELRRYLRVEREVPRERLSISGYWRRGHDEDGWQASKREWNQQVEQEQEAAADPSAA